A genome region from Clostridium pasteurianum includes the following:
- a CDS encoding tetratricopeptide repeat protein codes for MKEFGINKEDKYKKLADNLKIMGKYNEAIEYYKKALETSIDKFDVYANLGDLFDKTGKYEEASEAYGHAIELQPKNELLLNEKGNMLFKLQKYSDALRYYSKAIYVNCRFVVPYYNKGLVYEIFDDTDQAIKCYNLAIDINPKYEDAYTAKARLEERLGNYEESLSTYSKFMNLSSNSNKVFSDIIKLYIDMKDYKSALKYVEKLIEINPEESSGYYVKGVLVNYLGKSDESLELMNKAIKLDRKNPKMYYEKALIYSNVKKYEKSLMLLDETLNIDPDFYEAYILKINILMNLKKYKKVIYYCNVLIERDKTKMYASYGKAPYKMYLAYKEIGNKDETDKACEYAITYYDDIISSSGFIPEFYVVKGILLTHFLRYDDAKECYDYAIALDQNYAGAYYYRSKYYEYQGMKKDAEKDMERCKKIDKNYNEL; via the coding sequence GTGAAAGAATTCGGGATAAATAAAGAGGATAAATATAAAAAACTCGCCGATAATCTTAAAATAATGGGAAAGTATAATGAAGCTATAGAATATTATAAAAAAGCTTTGGAAACTAGTATAGATAAATTTGATGTATATGCTAATCTTGGAGATTTATTTGATAAAACGGGTAAATATGAAGAGGCATCTGAAGCTTATGGACATGCAATAGAGCTTCAACCGAAGAATGAATTACTTTTAAATGAAAAAGGAAACATGCTATTTAAACTGCAAAAATATTCAGATGCTTTAAGGTATTACAGTAAGGCTATATATGTTAATTGCAGGTTTGTAGTCCCATATTATAATAAGGGCTTAGTATATGAAATATTTGATGACACTGATCAAGCTATAAAATGTTATAATTTGGCTATTGATATTAATCCTAAATATGAAGATGCTTACACAGCAAAAGCAAGGCTTGAAGAAAGATTAGGGAACTATGAGGAATCATTATCAACTTATAGTAAGTTTATGAATTTATCTAGTAATTCTAATAAAGTATTTTCCGACATAATAAAATTGTATATTGATATGAAGGATTATAAATCAGCGTTGAAATATGTGGAAAAGCTTATAGAGATAAATCCAGAAGAATCTTCAGGATACTACGTTAAGGGTGTTTTGGTAAACTATCTTGGTAAAAGTGACGAATCACTTGAACTTATGAATAAGGCTATAAAACTTGATAGAAAAAATCCCAAAATGTATTATGAAAAAGCACTTATATATAGTAACGTAAAAAAGTATGAAAAATCACTTATGCTTTTGGATGAAACTTTGAATATAGATCCTGATTTTTATGAAGCTTATATCTTGAAAATAAACATTCTAATGAATCTGAAAAAGTATAAAAAAGTTATTTATTATTGCAATGTTCTTATAGAGCGGGATAAGACAAAAATGTATGCTTCCTATGGTAAAGCACCATATAAAATGTATTTGGCATATAAAGAAATAGGAAACAAGGATGAAACAGATAAGGCATGTGAATATGCTATTACATATTATGATGATATTATAAGTTCCAGTGGATTTATACCGGAATTTTATGTGGTTAAAGGAATATTGCTTACTCACTTTTTAAGATATGATGATGCTAAAGAATGTTACGACTATGCAATAGCTTTAGATCAAAATTATGCAGGAGCTTATTACTATCGTTCCAAGTATTACGAGTATCAAGGTATGAAAAAAGATGCAGAAAAAGATATGGAGAGATGTAAGAAAATTGATAAAAATTATAATGAATTATAA
- a CDS encoding WXG100 family type VII secretion target: MDCGYGGSNQEILVHAEEIEGIAAKYKKMSSKTTDIMNSLDKLMTEVCEDWKGKSGSKFESSYGSLKSKGRQYASDLQNISNQLKDKVNQYRNADEVY, encoded by the coding sequence ATGGATTGTGGATATGGTGGAAGTAATCAAGAAATATTAGTCCATGCTGAAGAGATAGAAGGCATAGCAGCAAAATATAAAAAAATGAGTAGTAAGACTACAGACATAATGAATTCTTTAGATAAGCTAATGACTGAAGTTTGTGAGGACTGGAAGGGAAAGTCTGGTTCAAAATTTGAGAGTAGTTATGGAAGCTTAAAGAGCAAGGGGAGACAATATGCTAGTGATTTACAGAATATCTCAAATCAGCTGAAAGATAAGGTTAACCAATATAGAAATGCTGATGAAGTATACTAG
- a CDS encoding tetratricopeptide repeat protein, with protein sequence MKETQDKVENYVVMALRLNAIEKYDEALKYLKKALEIDENNVNVNTAIAACLCNMNKYEEALKVYDNVLNINNKNDFVTVEKGNVLFILERYEEALTCYDKAKYINHDNKIAYFNKALCLEKMDEKEKSIRAYDELIERDKMYFDAYYGKARVFEESGKHKDAINTYEELAGVKEGDSDPFVYIAGIYNKIGFYEKAIESINKVIEISPEKVIGYLDKGLLLNSLGKYEEALEWIEKAQEVDKNNAEVYYRKGNTYSNLKNYEEAIKNYDKAIEIDGKYFVTYIAKANLFMKLEKYEEAAKCYEELIKKDESKYYASVARAPYKLFLAYKKSENKLKVEENCRKGIKELDVYINMWQFVPDYYSLKAELLVFANKKAEAKELYDYAVELDPSYAEGYYLRGKFRISEGNIEEGQKDMKKCVDLDGKFREIIKNNEGIENIL encoded by the coding sequence TTGAAAGAGACTCAGGATAAAGTTGAAAATTATGTTGTCATGGCACTTAGATTAAATGCAATAGAAAAATACGATGAGGCTTTGAAATATTTGAAAAAGGCTCTTGAAATAGATGAGAACAATGTAAATGTTAATACAGCTATTGCAGCATGTTTATGTAATATGAATAAGTATGAAGAAGCTTTAAAAGTGTATGACAATGTGCTTAACATAAATAATAAAAATGATTTTGTTACTGTTGAAAAAGGAAATGTACTATTTATCCTTGAAAGGTATGAAGAAGCACTTACTTGTTATGATAAAGCAAAATATATAAATCATGATAATAAGATTGCGTATTTTAATAAAGCTTTGTGTCTAGAAAAAATGGATGAAAAGGAAAAGTCAATAAGGGCTTATGATGAATTGATTGAAAGAGATAAAATGTATTTTGATGCGTATTATGGTAAGGCAAGGGTATTTGAAGAAAGTGGAAAGCATAAGGATGCTATAAATACTTATGAAGAGCTTGCGGGTGTAAAAGAGGGAGATAGCGATCCTTTTGTTTATATAGCAGGTATTTATAATAAAATAGGATTTTATGAAAAAGCTATAGAAAGCATAAATAAAGTTATAGAAATAAGCCCGGAAAAAGTTATAGGATATCTTGATAAGGGACTGCTTTTAAATTCATTAGGAAAGTATGAAGAGGCTCTTGAATGGATTGAAAAAGCGCAAGAAGTAGACAAGAACAATGCAGAGGTCTATTACAGAAAGGGAAATACTTATTCCAATTTAAAAAATTATGAAGAAGCTATTAAAAATTATGATAAAGCTATAGAAATAGATGGGAAGTATTTTGTGACGTATATAGCAAAGGCAAATCTATTTATGAAATTAGAAAAATATGAAGAAGCAGCTAAGTGTTATGAAGAGCTTATAAAAAAGGATGAATCAAAATATTATGCATCCGTTGCTAGGGCCCCATATAAACTGTTCTTAGCTTACAAGAAGTCAGAAAATAAACTTAAGGTTGAAGAAAATTGTAGAAAAGGAATAAAGGAATTAGATGTATACATCAATATGTGGCAGTTTGTTCCTGATTATTATTCTCTTAAAGCAGAGCTGCTTGTATTTGCTAACAAAAAGGCAGAAGCTAAAGAGTTATATGATTATGCCGTGGAATTAGATCCTTCTTATGCTGAAGGTTATTATCTAAGAGGTAAATTTAGGATTTCAGAGGGTAATATAGAAGAAGGACAAAAGGATATGAAAAAGTGCGTAGATCTCGACGGAAAATTTCGTGAAATAATAAAAAATAATGAGGGGATTGAAAATATACTATAA
- a CDS encoding tetratricopeptide repeat protein, whose amino-acid sequence MSNKYVDRQYFNIENLKYWLKKPFRVSAYFSYWWIIEERVPAWAFFAIDLILTILISLILFSLALFRELHYGIDVFKNDLATFQTIFITIFMGFGVSSALLAIPATIICATDFPLLKVFQIMPKKIHKQVRKAIKNNNSLKEKFNVHDAFEKQDEKVKPYLIMAMDCEKNGQYDEAIKMYYKVLDMDLNNGYAYGMLARLLYYLKRYREAIHVYDDLCLNLNCIDEAIAFRAYINRYNCFYRTSEYIKCGRRLSKNRFNNEAIEILFTIYEDVTCINIRLEVIMQLAYIYIETGDYEYFKGVDTFLNEVMDNAEEPENLEFANILLAKVYLVVNNREEAVNNLIKVIDIGDRYSKIISSKVEDYLKYK is encoded by the coding sequence ATGTCTAATAAATATGTAGACAGACAATATTTTAATATAGAAAATTTAAAGTATTGGTTAAAGAAGCCCTTTAGAGTTTCAGCTTATTTTTCATATTGGTGGATTATTGAAGAAAGAGTCCCGGCTTGGGCATTTTTTGCTATTGATTTAATTTTAACTATATTAATAAGTCTTATACTTTTTTCATTGGCTTTATTTAGAGAATTACATTATGGTATTGATGTATTTAAAAATGATTTAGCTACTTTTCAAACTATATTTATTACTATATTTATGGGATTTGGCGTTTCATCAGCATTACTAGCAATACCTGCAACTATAATATGTGCTACAGATTTTCCTTTGCTTAAAGTTTTTCAGATAATGCCCAAAAAGATACATAAGCAGGTTAGAAAAGCAATAAAAAACAATAATAGCTTAAAGGAAAAATTTAATGTACATGATGCATTTGAAAAACAGGATGAAAAAGTTAAGCCATATTTAATTATGGCTATGGATTGCGAAAAAAATGGACAATATGATGAAGCTATTAAGATGTATTATAAGGTTCTTGATATGGATTTAAATAATGGATATGCATATGGAATGCTTGCTAGATTATTATACTATTTGAAAAGATATAGAGAGGCTATTCATGTGTATGATGATTTATGCCTGAATTTAAATTGTATTGATGAAGCTATCGCTTTTAGAGCATATATAAATAGATACAATTGTTTTTATAGAACATCAGAATATATTAAATGTGGAAGAAGGTTAAGTAAAAATAGATTTAACAATGAGGCTATAGAGATTTTATTTACAATATACGAAGATGTAACCTGTATAAATATAAGATTAGAAGTTATTATGCAATTAGCGTATATATATATAGAAACTGGTGATTATGAGTATTTTAAAGGTGTTGATACATTTCTTAATGAAGTTATGGACAATGCAGAAGAACCTGAAAATTTAGAGTTTGCAAATATACTTTTAGCCAAAGTATATTTAGTTGTAAATAATAGGGAAGAAGCAGTAAATAATTTAATAAAGGTAATTGACATTGGTGACCGCTATTCAAAGATAATAAGCAGTAAAGTTGAAGATTATTTGAAGTATAAATAA
- a CDS encoding WXG100 family type VII secretion target, whose amino-acid sequence MAGRIKMQEEQVSAVASDFLNDAKIVQEVLNKFQSKYVQSLNENWEGDSKTKFMDEVQNNTVKLLQSCVDNLNNTGNSLKQIVEMFEQTDNDLSGKSTIQ is encoded by the coding sequence GTGGCTGGAAGAATTAAAATGCAGGAAGAGCAGGTGAGTGCTGTCGCTTCTGATTTTTTAAATGATGCTAAAATTGTGCAGGAAGTGCTTAACAAATTTCAATCAAAATATGTCCAAAGCCTGAATGAAAACTGGGAAGGTGATTCTAAAACTAAGTTTATGGATGAAGTTCAAAATAATACTGTAAAACTTCTTCAAAGTTGCGTTGATAATTTAAATAATACAGGAAATAGCCTTAAACAGATTGTAGAGATGTTTGAGCAAACTGATAATGATTTAAGTGGAAAATCAACCATACAGTAA
- a CDS encoding WXG100 family type VII secretion target, whose protein sequence is MALIKITPEELESLAGQFSQSSEESQQMVSRLGSGIAGVQQNWAGVSATKFFGEYQEWSKTMTGYVQLLQQISTELKQQAQKFREVDARG, encoded by the coding sequence ATGGCTTTAATAAAAATTACGCCAGAAGAATTAGAATCATTAGCAGGACAATTTTCACAATCAAGTGAGGAATCACAGCAGATGGTAAGTAGATTAGGATCAGGTATAGCAGGTGTACAACAAAACTGGGCCGGTGTATCTGCAACAAAATTCTTTGGAGAATACCAAGAGTGGAGCAAAACTATGACAGGATATGTCCAATTACTTCAGCAGATATCAACTGAGTTAAAACAACAAGCTCAGAAGTTCAGAGAAGTAGATGCAAGGGGTTAA
- the essC gene encoding type VII secretion protein EssC — MNMKLLVYSNEKLYEVLLSASKTSVSIGNRKRFKYYIKTNEKNCIKIKIKSNKKNEFILMSKQFISSGGKETEILLEHGKIMQFGLNGIMSITIIAFSMDKLINTVKIPLKENIKFTIGRAKFNDIVFDDIKVSEKHAEIFEDNGKYVIVDLNSTNKTYLNGKMITRAILSKGDKVDICGYIIIFNKEFIIVEGALKNIKKASGFEKLIKEYPFVQKAPRIYPEIKKEDLKIENPPSLPTKPSLYGLMTFLPSVIFLAVTVITSLKDKSGSSSMIFAVGTGISGLMYGFSYFGQKIVYNKKSKKRNRKYISYIREVDKKLLKAEKNLREVLFEQNPDLNESIEIVKNSTIRLWTRSYGDEDFLLLRVGLGNEDFPLKIVKEKRNFFDEDHLLDEMDKVTDKYNLVDNVPICAPIRDNQITAVIGNRDKAIETIKNMILQISINHTPDEVKLVVIFDDKELKHWEWVKWLPHAWDDNKSIRFMAENKEQTHRLLSTLYDVLSDRKNKLEDKNNYESYRFSPHFVFVLASRELIENEAILKFLLNVDSDMEISTIFLSDKLGNVPRSCNNIIQLNEGEGVIYNIQNSSEKSYFTPDRMDSKLLMQYSRIMAPLRLEKDSYSNKLPNSISLFEELDIKNVDEINFGDIWSKAVPYKSLSVPIGIRENGEKFYLDLHQKQHGPHGLVAGTTGAGKSELLETIIAALSFKISPEYVNFLLIDYKGGSMSNVFKNLPHVVGIVTNLEGNGSKRAIIAIDSEIKRREKILTENSYNNIDEYEKNYKLKKHKMSLPHLIIIVDEFAQLKKNDPDFISQLVNVAVVGRSLGVHLILATQKPSGIVDPQIETNTNLKICLRVQDNDDSRTVIGKPDASSISNPGRAYIKVGNDMVYELIQTAFAGAKYKKTLVSKDKKVLMVDIDGTRFDVIERAKETQSENVTQLSKLIDVIKDYSDLNMNYEKKLPWLPPLINSIYLEDFISDTKDEFKAKMGIYDDPYNQLQDVFEIDIQKENYIALYGMAGTGKTIFLETFILSLAGYNSPKNINFYIADCDKGTLNMFKNLVHVGEIALSDDADRMKKLLKFIIKQIDKRKAALTSIGAVSINDYNYKTGKVLPQIVFIIDDVISLISLDENFRDDLVKIVREGGSLGVHVVYTASTSGSVPIKIKENVSFCAAYSLNDSSEYREIFGRNNGIVPDKIAGRGVLRNKNLLEFQTALPVKAEEFDWSIKIGEKIENINKTYPNFKVKGIPVLKEVLPLYDFIHDGEFLDYGDEDFRYNNDVPVGVDIDEMESVFVDFSSVDSMLISGDIGCGKTNFLMAFIMTLAETRSREKNKIFIIDSPENNMLITKKLNCVDGYLEDKDGVSKCLTSIREDIEERKKELRDLRMEYGVDANKKIIENKGNLFLIVDVINKFKERFSDEAAVNLEWIMANNKGTGVHVIAADNINLFTRAWEGIEKTIKSWETGIIFSTNVDSVFSNVNIGFQYSKKILNLGEGFLIVNRKATPIKIPTPYEGKVKFIDYIDKLNRKLN; from the coding sequence ATGAATATGAAGTTACTTGTATATTCTAATGAGAAATTATACGAAGTCCTTTTAAGTGCTTCCAAGACTTCAGTGAGTATTGGAAATAGAAAAAGATTTAAATATTATATAAAAACTAATGAGAAAAATTGTATTAAGATTAAGATTAAATCTAATAAAAAGAATGAATTTATTTTGATGAGTAAACAGTTTATAAGTTCAGGTGGCAAAGAAACAGAAATTTTATTAGAGCATGGTAAAATAATGCAATTTGGATTAAATGGAATAATGAGCATTACTATTATAGCTTTTTCTATGGATAAGCTAATAAATACAGTTAAGATACCTCTTAAAGAAAATATAAAATTTACGATAGGTAGAGCTAAATTTAATGATATAGTATTTGACGATATAAAAGTATCGGAAAAGCATGCTGAAATTTTTGAGGATAATGGAAAGTATGTAATTGTAGATTTAAATAGTACAAATAAGACTTATTTAAACGGGAAGATGATTACACGAGCAATATTATCAAAGGGTGATAAAGTCGACATATGTGGATACATAATAATTTTCAATAAAGAATTTATTATTGTGGAGGGTGCATTAAAGAACATAAAAAAGGCATCTGGATTTGAAAAGCTTATTAAGGAATATCCTTTTGTTCAAAAAGCTCCTAGAATATATCCTGAAATAAAGAAAGAGGATTTAAAGATTGAAAATCCGCCATCATTACCTACAAAACCATCTTTATATGGGTTAATGACGTTTTTACCATCAGTTATTTTTTTAGCAGTAACAGTAATAACATCCTTAAAAGATAAGAGTGGAAGTTCAAGCATGATATTTGCTGTAGGTACTGGAATAAGCGGCTTAATGTATGGATTTAGCTACTTTGGTCAAAAAATTGTATATAACAAAAAGAGTAAAAAACGAAACAGAAAGTATATTTCTTATATAAGAGAAGTAGATAAGAAGCTTTTAAAAGCAGAAAAAAATCTGAGAGAAGTTCTTTTTGAGCAGAATCCCGATTTAAATGAAAGTATAGAAATAGTAAAGAATTCTACAATAAGATTATGGACAAGAAGCTATGGAGATGAAGATTTTTTGCTCCTTAGAGTTGGCCTTGGAAATGAAGATTTTCCTCTTAAAATTGTGAAGGAAAAGAGAAATTTTTTTGATGAAGATCATCTTTTAGATGAAATGGATAAAGTTACAGATAAGTATAATTTAGTAGATAATGTACCTATTTGTGCACCTATAAGGGACAACCAAATAACAGCGGTTATTGGAAACAGAGATAAGGCAATTGAAACTATAAAAAATATGATTTTGCAAATTTCTATAAATCATACGCCTGATGAAGTTAAACTGGTTGTAATATTTGATGATAAGGAACTTAAGCATTGGGAATGGGTTAAATGGCTTCCACATGCATGGGATGATAATAAAAGTATTAGATTTATGGCAGAAAATAAGGAGCAGACACATAGGCTGCTGTCAACATTGTATGATGTGTTATCAGATAGAAAAAATAAGCTTGAAGATAAAAATAATTATGAAAGTTATAGATTTAGTCCGCATTTTGTATTTGTTCTTGCATCTAGAGAACTTATAGAAAATGAAGCTATTTTAAAGTTTTTATTGAATGTGGATAGTGACATGGAAATATCAACTATATTTTTATCAGATAAGCTTGGTAATGTTCCTAGGAGCTGTAATAACATAATACAGTTAAATGAAGGAGAAGGAGTAATTTATAATATACAAAATTCATCAGAAAAATCATATTTTACTCCAGATAGAATGGATAGTAAGCTTCTTATGCAATATTCAAGAATAATGGCTCCTTTAAGACTTGAAAAAGATTCATATTCAAATAAATTACCTAATTCTATTTCGCTATTTGAAGAGCTTGATATTAAAAATGTTGATGAAATAAACTTCGGTGATATATGGAGTAAAGCTGTTCCATACAAAAGTTTATCTGTGCCTATTGGAATAAGAGAAAATGGAGAAAAATTTTATCTCGATTTGCATCAGAAGCAGCATGGCCCACATGGACTTGTAGCAGGAACTACGGGTGCAGGGAAAAGTGAATTATTGGAGACTATTATTGCTGCTTTGAGTTTTAAAATTAGTCCTGAATATGTTAATTTTCTTTTGATAGATTACAAGGGTGGAAGTATGTCAAATGTATTTAAAAATCTGCCTCATGTAGTTGGAATTGTGACAAACCTTGAAGGAAATGGCTCAAAGAGAGCAATAATTGCAATAGATAGTGAGATAAAAAGAAGAGAAAAAATTCTTACTGAAAACTCCTATAACAATATAGATGAATATGAAAAAAATTATAAGCTAAAAAAGCATAAAATGTCATTACCACATTTAATAATTATAGTTGACGAATTTGCACAGCTTAAGAAAAATGATCCTGATTTTATAAGTCAGCTTGTAAATGTAGCCGTAGTAGGAAGAAGTCTTGGTGTACATCTTATTCTGGCAACTCAAAAACCATCAGGTATAGTTGATCCTCAGATTGAGACAAACACTAATTTGAAAATTTGTTTAAGAGTTCAGGATAATGATGATAGTAGAACTGTTATTGGCAAGCCAGATGCTTCAAGTATATCAAATCCTGGAAGAGCCTATATAAAAGTTGGAAATGATATGGTATATGAGCTTATACAAACAGCATTTGCGGGAGCAAAATATAAAAAAACATTGGTTTCCAAAGATAAAAAAGTTCTTATGGTTGATATTGATGGTACAAGATTTGATGTTATAGAGAGAGCAAAGGAAACTCAGAGTGAGAATGTAACTCAGCTTTCTAAACTTATTGATGTAATTAAAGATTATTCTGATTTAAATATGAATTATGAGAAAAAGCTTCCATGGCTGCCACCCCTTATAAATTCTATATATTTAGAGGATTTTATAAGTGATACTAAAGATGAATTTAAAGCAAAAATGGGAATATATGATGATCCTTATAATCAGCTTCAGGATGTTTTTGAAATTGATATACAAAAAGAAAATTATATTGCTTTATATGGAATGGCTGGTACAGGAAAAACAATTTTCTTAGAAACATTTATTTTAAGTCTTGCAGGTTATAATTCACCTAAAAATATAAATTTCTATATAGCTGATTGTGATAAGGGAACTTTGAATATGTTTAAGAATCTTGTTCATGTAGGAGAAATTGCTTTAAGTGACGATGCTGACAGAATGAAGAAACTTCTTAAATTTATTATAAAACAAATTGATAAAAGGAAGGCAGCACTAACTTCAATTGGGGCCGTGAGTATAAATGACTACAATTATAAAACGGGAAAAGTTCTTCCTCAAATAGTATTCATAATAGATGATGTAATTTCGCTTATTTCTTTAGATGAAAACTTTAGAGACGATCTCGTAAAGATAGTAAGAGAGGGAGGAAGTCTTGGAGTACATGTAGTTTATACTGCTAGTACAAGTGGTTCTGTGCCTATAAAGATAAAAGAAAATGTATCTTTTTGTGCAGCATACAGCTTAAATGATTCTTCAGAATACCGTGAGATTTTTGGGAGAAATAATGGTATTGTACCGGATAAGATTGCAGGACGTGGTGTTTTAAGAAACAAAAACTTATTGGAATTTCAGACAGCACTTCCCGTAAAAGCTGAAGAGTTTGATTGGAGTATCAAAATCGGTGAAAAAATAGAGAACATAAATAAAACTTATCCAAACTTTAAAGTAAAGGGAATACCCGTATTAAAAGAGGTTCTTCCTTTATACGACTTTATTCATGATGGTGAATTTTTAGATTATGGAGATGAAGATTTTAGATATAACAATGATGTACCAGTTGGCGTAGATATAGATGAAATGGAAAGTGTTTTTGTTGATTTCTCGAGTGTAGATAGCATGCTTATTTCTGGTGATATTGGCTGTGGAAAAACTAATTTCTTAATGGCATTTATAATGACACTTGCGGAGACACGAAGCAGAGAGAAAAATAAGATTTTTATTATAGATTCACCTGAAAATAATATGCTTATTACAAAAAAGCTAAATTGCGTAGATGGATATCTTGAAGATAAAGATGGAGTATCAAAATGCCTCACATCTATAAGAGAAGATATAGAAGAGAGAAAGAAAGAACTTAGAGATCTAAGGATGGAATACGGAGTAGATGCCAATAAAAAGATAATTGAAAACAAGGGGAATTTGTTCCTTATAGTAGATGTTATAAATAAGTTTAAAGAACGTTTTTCAGATGAAGCGGCAGTTAATTTAGAGTGGATAATGGCAAATAATAAAGGTACAGGTGTCCATGTAATAGCAGCTGATAATATAAATTTATTTACACGCGCATGGGAAGGAATTGAAAAGACCATAAAATCTTGGGAGACAGGAATTATATTCAGTACAAATGTAGATTCTGTGTTTAGTAATGTAAACATTGGTTTTCAGTATTCAAAGAAGATATTAAATTTAGGTGAGGGCTTCCTCATCGTAAATAGAAAGGCAACACCTATAAAAATACCTACTCCATATGAAGGAAAGGTTAAATTTATAGATTATATAGATAAATTGAACAGAAAGTTGAATTGA
- a CDS encoding PP2C family protein-serine/threonine phosphatase: protein MDKFVLMAAALSDRGNFKKINEDNILVKIGEDKNGDFGMFVVCDGLGGLSSGEVASNMAIMRLKRWWEDELIDLIKKKQEDQIMYILSQVLMEINESIIDYGIRNKKRLGTTISLVFMYKNMYYILHVGDSRIYSIQNRILKLTEDHSYVAYKVKNKMMTLEEAKVSPERHILLQCLGVKKDVNIFTTYGELVNNEIFMICSDGFYNQLKEEDVMTNIKSNTDFDDDALQCSASKLVSIVKSRGESDNISVILVGIKKL from the coding sequence ATGGATAAGTTTGTTTTAATGGCAGCAGCTCTTAGTGATAGAGGAAATTTTAAAAAAATAAATGAAGACAATATATTAGTTAAAATCGGAGAAGATAAAAACGGTGATTTTGGAATGTTTGTTGTTTGCGATGGACTCGGGGGACTTTCCTCTGGTGAAGTAGCAAGTAATATGGCAATAATGAGGCTTAAAAGATGGTGGGAAGACGAACTAATAGATTTAATAAAGAAAAAGCAAGAAGATCAAATAATGTACATCTTATCACAAGTACTCATGGAAATAAATGAGAGCATAATTGATTATGGTATTAGAAATAAGAAAAGATTAGGAACTACTATATCGTTAGTTTTTATGTATAAAAATATGTATTATATACTTCATGTAGGTGACAGCAGAATTTATAGTATACAAAATAGAATCCTAAAACTTACGGAAGATCATTCTTATGTGGCATATAAGGTGAAAAATAAAATGATGACACTTGAAGAAGCTAAGGTTAGCCCTGAAAGACATATACTTCTTCAATGCTTGGGAGTAAAGAAGGACGTTAATATATTTACTACATATGGTGAACTTGTAAATAATGAAATTTTTATGATTTGTAGTGATGGTTTCTACAACCAACTAAAAGAAGAAGATGTTATGACAAATATTAAAAGCAATACAGATTTTGATGATGATGCACTACAATGTTCAGCCAGTAAGCTTGTAAGTATAGTTAAGAGCCGCGGTGAAAGTGATAATATTTCTGTAATTTTGGTTGGCATAAAGAAATTGTAA